Proteins encoded together in one Thermophilibacter immobilis window:
- a CDS encoding insulinase family protein, whose translation MDHAKQRFDTLDPALAAGTAHAGFTVTRAVPLPEISGSAYVMRHDATGARALWLACADPNKSFSISFKTPPTDDTGVFHILEHSVLCGSARYPVKEPFVNLLKTSMQTFLNAMTFPDKTMYPVASTNTADLENLMGVYLDAVLHPAIYERPRIFEQEGWHLEVTGEGDDASLSYNGVVFNEMKGALSDPDDVLYQALSAALFPDTAYAHESGGNPRKIPTLTYKEFLNNHARHYTLANSYTVLYGDLDIDRELAFIDKRFHTAQARDAGAPNELELQAPVRPTRREVRMATAPTNSSIGLSYVLGTAADRTRVLAVDVLLDALCGSNEAPLKRRVLDADLADDFSAMLIDGVLQPQAMFVLKGLHEGATERFRALVEDVCCELARDGIDRERLEAALAQAEFTLREGDWGGYPDGVALSMQAMSGWLYDDERPLDYLRYEDALAELKAGLDAGYFERLLQGLICESAHAAEVELVPVEGGDAADETLELAQTRAQMSEEDLAAVTREVEALRHEQEAPDTPEGLASLPSLTVDDVEAPAAEPEPRDTQAPLPCIAHELDTHGIDYVYHYFDLRRLSFEELPYVGVLTDLLGRLDTARHSASELDTLIGKNLGGLDFFTETYTRDDDLGFADPVLVVGASSLRANVDILATLPREVWAETLFSDAARMRDALTQRKIALEQYFVGSGHAAALARTSTYFSAASGAASQMAGLDYYLFLKGLLADWDARAQGLEARLSALAGHIFTADEVTVSFTGNAAERERFWEAGGPLGLTPAGDVAHRLAIPAPAPRNEAFVIPSNVSYVARAAAPSSADAGTLGAWQVATRALSYDYLWNEVRVKGGAYGVGFKRTTEGLRQFWSFRDPAVDATLGRYDGAAGWLAGWRPDSAELDGYVVSAVAAHDAPVKPRQLARRQDMVRFGGRPAGWRDLVRAQELACTVDDVRALAPALADDTCARGICVFGGREAIEASGVAFDSVTELVGA comes from the coding sequence ATGGACCACGCAAAGCAGCGCTTTGACACCCTTGACCCCGCACTCGCCGCAGGCACCGCCCACGCCGGCTTCACCGTCACCCGGGCGGTGCCCCTCCCCGAGATCTCGGGCTCGGCCTACGTCATGCGCCACGACGCCACCGGCGCGCGTGCCCTCTGGCTCGCCTGTGCAGACCCCAACAAGTCCTTCTCCATCTCCTTCAAGACCCCTCCGACCGACGACACGGGGGTCTTCCACATCCTCGAGCACTCCGTCCTGTGCGGGTCCGCGCGCTACCCCGTCAAGGAGCCCTTCGTCAACCTGCTCAAGACGAGCATGCAGACCTTCTTGAACGCCATGACCTTCCCCGACAAGACCATGTACCCGGTGGCCTCCACCAACACGGCCGACCTGGAGAACCTCATGGGCGTCTACCTGGACGCGGTTCTGCACCCGGCCATCTACGAGCGCCCCCGCATCTTCGAGCAGGAGGGCTGGCACCTCGAGGTCACGGGCGAGGGGGATGACGCGTCGCTCTCCTACAACGGCGTGGTCTTCAACGAGATGAAAGGCGCGCTCTCCGATCCCGACGACGTCCTCTACCAGGCCCTCTCGGCAGCCCTGTTCCCGGACACGGCATACGCCCACGAGTCGGGCGGCAACCCCCGCAAGATCCCCACCCTCACCTACAAGGAGTTCCTGAACAACCATGCGCGCCACTACACCCTGGCCAACAGCTACACGGTTCTCTATGGCGACCTTGACATAGACCGCGAGCTGGCCTTCATTGACAAGCGCTTCCACACGGCACAGGCGCGCGACGCCGGCGCGCCCAACGAGCTCGAGCTCCAGGCCCCGGTGCGCCCCACACGGCGCGAGGTCCGCATGGCGACCGCTCCCACGAACTCGTCGATCGGCCTGTCCTACGTGCTGGGAACCGCCGCCGACCGCACGCGCGTGCTCGCCGTCGACGTGCTGCTCGATGCCCTCTGCGGCTCCAACGAGGCCCCGCTCAAGAGGCGCGTCCTCGACGCCGACCTCGCCGACGACTTCAGCGCGATGCTCATCGACGGGGTGCTGCAGCCCCAGGCCATGTTCGTGCTCAAGGGCCTGCACGAGGGAGCCACCGAGCGGTTCCGCGCCCTCGTGGAGGACGTCTGCTGCGAGCTCGCCCGCGACGGCATCGACCGCGAGCGGCTCGAGGCGGCCCTGGCCCAGGCCGAGTTCACCTTGCGCGAGGGAGACTGGGGCGGCTACCCCGACGGCGTGGCCCTCTCCATGCAGGCGATGTCGGGCTGGCTCTACGACGACGAGCGACCGCTGGACTACCTGCGCTACGAGGATGCCCTCGCCGAGCTCAAGGCCGGCCTCGACGCCGGGTACTTCGAACGCCTGCTCCAGGGGCTCATCTGCGAGAGCGCGCACGCGGCCGAGGTGGAGCTCGTGCCCGTGGAGGGCGGAGACGCCGCCGACGAGACCCTGGAGCTCGCGCAGACGCGGGCCCAGATGAGCGAGGAGGACCTGGCAGCCGTCACGCGCGAGGTCGAGGCGCTTCGCCACGAGCAGGAGGCACCGGACACGCCCGAGGGGCTGGCCAGCCTGCCGAGCCTCACGGTGGACGACGTGGAGGCCCCCGCCGCCGAACCCGAGCCGCGCGACACCCAGGCCCCTCTGCCCTGCATCGCCCACGAGCTCGACACGCACGGAATCGACTACGTCTATCACTACTTCGACCTGCGTCGGCTCTCCTTCGAGGAACTGCCGTACGTCGGCGTGCTCACCGACCTTCTCGGCCGGCTCGACACGGCTCGCCACTCGGCCTCCGAGCTCGACACCCTCATCGGGAAGAACCTCGGTGGGCTCGACTTCTTCACCGAGACCTACACGCGCGACGACGACCTGGGCTTTGCCGATCCCGTCCTGGTCGTGGGCGCGAGCTCCCTGCGCGCCAACGTCGACATACTGGCCACGCTACCGCGCGAGGTCTGGGCGGAGACGCTCTTCTCCGACGCGGCGCGCATGAGAGACGCCCTCACGCAGCGCAAGATCGCCCTCGAGCAGTACTTCGTGGGCTCGGGGCACGCGGCCGCGTTGGCCCGCACCAGCACGTACTTCTCGGCGGCCTCTGGGGCGGCGAGCCAGATGGCGGGGCTCGACTACTACCTCTTCTTGAAGGGGCTCCTCGCCGACTGGGACGCGCGGGCGCAGGGGCTCGAGGCGCGCCTCTCCGCCCTCGCCGGGCACATCTTCACAGCCGACGAGGTCACGGTGAGCTTCACTGGGAACGCGGCCGAGCGGGAGCGTTTCTGGGAGGCGGGCGGCCCGCTGGGGCTGACCCCCGCGGGTGACGTCGCCCACCGGCTCGCGATTCCCGCGCCGGCTCCGCGCAACGAGGCGTTCGTGATTCCCTCCAACGTGAGCTACGTCGCCCGCGCGGCCGCGCCGTCTTCCGCCGACGCCGGAACGCTCGGGGCCTGGCAGGTCGCCACGCGGGCGCTGTCCTACGACTACCTGTGGAACGAGGTGCGCGTCAAGGGCGGCGCCTACGGCGTGGGCTTCAAGCGCACCACCGAGGGTCTGCGCCAGTTCTGGTCCTTCCGCGACCCCGCCGTCGACGCCACGCTCGGGCGCTACGACGGCGCAGCGGGATGGCTCGCCGGGTGGCGGCCCGACTCCGCAGAGCTCGACGGCTACGTCGTCTCCGCCGTTGCCGCCCACGACGCCCCCGTGAAGCCCCGGCAGCTGGCCCGACGCCAGGACATGGTGCGCTTTGGCGGCCGGCCGGCCGGATGGCGCGACCTCGTCCGCGCCCAGGAGCTCGCCTGCACGGTCGATGATGTGCGCGCCCTTGCGCCCGCGCTCGCCGACGACACTTGCGCCCGCGGCATCTGCGTCTTCGGCGGGCGCGAGGCCATCGAGGCCTCGGGCGTCGCCTTTGACTCCGTCACCGAACTCGTCGGCGCGTAG
- a CDS encoding nitroreductase family protein yields the protein MDGQEFEGLAASSRSFRRYDGSLVEEDALRSLVAAARLAPSGNNKQVLRFRLVAGAPACATTFSHLGWAALLKDWDGPTAGERPGGYVVICLPKKLATNPIRLMDTGIAAQTMALAARARGLGCCMLRNFDAALAADLALPDDLTPVLVLAVGVPVEHVVLEDVGASGEHGLAYWRETDGSHHVPKLSVGELLV from the coding sequence ATGGACGGTCAGGAGTTCGAGGGTCTGGCGGCGTCGTCGAGGAGCTTTCGGCGCTACGACGGCAGCCTGGTGGAAGAGGACGCGCTGCGCTCGCTCGTGGCGGCGGCGCGTCTGGCACCCTCGGGCAACAACAAACAGGTCCTGCGGTTCAGACTGGTCGCGGGCGCCCCGGCGTGCGCGACGACCTTCTCGCACCTGGGCTGGGCGGCTCTGCTCAAGGACTGGGACGGGCCCACGGCCGGGGAGCGCCCCGGCGGCTACGTGGTCATCTGCCTGCCCAAGAAGCTGGCGACAAACCCGATTCGCCTCATGGACACAGGGATAGCCGCGCAGACCATGGCCCTCGCCGCCCGCGCACGGGGACTGGGCTGCTGCATGCTCAGGAACTTCGACGCGGCCCTGGCGGCTGACCTCGCCTTGCCGGACGACCTTACGCCGGTTCTCGTCTTGGCCGTGGGCGTACCCGTCGAGCACGTGGTGCTCGAGGACGTGGGCGCGTCAGGGGAGCACGGCCTGGCCTATTGGCGCGAGACCGACGGGTCGCACCACGTCCCCAAGCTCTCCGTGGGAGAGCTTCTCGTCTAG
- a CDS encoding pyridoxal phosphate-dependent aminotransferase, translated as MELSRRLDAFEDEVFAALNVRRRELEARGRRVWDLSVGTPDFAPPQHVIDALVRSASDPASWRYALRDTDELTGAVCAYYERRFGVGGITPDMVASCRGTQEGLGYVCAALCDPGDVALVPDPCYPVFRNATMLAGARPHYYPLTAAHGFLPCFSEIPDDVADAARYLIVSLPANPVGSVGTPEVYEELIAFARAHDLVVIHDNAYSDIVFDGPAAGSFLAYPGALEVGVEFLSLSKSFNVTGARLSFLVGRPDVVAAAKKLRGQVDFGMFHPEQAAAVAALTGPLEPVEAQRLAYQERRDALCDGLASLGWERPNAHGSMFVWARLPGGREDSVAFAAELMEGAGVIVTPGASFGPAGEGYVRMALVLPPEDLRQVVAAIGAAGI; from the coding sequence ATGGAGCTGTCGAGGCGTCTGGACGCGTTCGAGGACGAGGTGTTCGCGGCGCTCAACGTGCGCCGGCGCGAGCTCGAGGCGCGGGGGCGGCGTGTGTGGGACCTCTCGGTGGGGACTCCCGACTTCGCCCCGCCCCAGCACGTGATCGACGCCCTGGTGAGAAGCGCCTCGGACCCCGCCAGCTGGAGGTACGCGCTGCGCGACACCGACGAGCTCACCGGTGCCGTCTGCGCGTACTACGAGCGGCGCTTTGGCGTGGGGGGCATCACGCCGGACATGGTGGCGAGCTGCCGGGGCACGCAGGAGGGCCTGGGCTACGTCTGCGCGGCGCTGTGCGACCCGGGCGACGTGGCTCTGGTCCCCGACCCGTGCTACCCCGTCTTTCGCAACGCGACCATGCTCGCGGGCGCCCGCCCGCACTACTACCCGCTCACCGCCGCGCACGGCTTCCTCCCGTGCTTCTCCGAGATTCCCGACGACGTGGCCGACGCCGCGAGGTACCTGATCGTCTCCCTGCCGGCGAACCCCGTGGGCTCGGTCGGGACGCCCGAGGTCTACGAGGAGCTCATCGCCTTCGCCCGTGCGCACGACCTCGTGGTGATCCATGACAACGCGTACTCGGACATCGTCTTCGACGGGCCCGCGGCCGGGTCCTTTCTGGCTTATCCCGGGGCGCTCGAGGTGGGCGTCGAGTTCCTCTCGCTCTCCAAGTCCTTCAACGTGACCGGGGCGCGCCTCTCCTTTCTGGTGGGTCGCCCCGACGTGGTGGCCGCCGCGAAAAAGCTGCGCGGGCAGGTCGACTTTGGCATGTTCCATCCCGAGCAGGCCGCCGCGGTCGCGGCCCTCACCGGCCCGCTCGAGCCGGTGGAGGCGCAGAGGCTCGCCTACCAGGAGCGTCGCGACGCCCTGTGCGACGGCCTTGCGTCTTTGGGCTGGGAGCGCCCCAACGCGCACGGCTCGATGTTCGTCTGGGCGCGCCTGCCGGGTGGGCGCGAGGACTCTGTGGCCTTTGCGGCCGAGCTCATGGAGGGGGCGGGCGTGATCGTGACACCGGGAGCGAGCTTTGGGCCCGCGGGCGAGGGCTACGTGCGCATGGCGCTGGTCCTGCCTCCGGAGGATTTGCGTCAGGTCGTGGCGGCCATCGGCGCGGCGGGAATCTAG
- the nrdD gene encoding anaerobic ribonucleoside-triphosphate reductase, which yields MKIIKRNGSEVTFDVIKIENAIRAANLEVPAAERLTDREIKFSSLNVTDECLEAGHTVTVEEVQDLVEDQLMALDHFEVARRYIIYRYLQGQKRQKNTTDDKILSLIECNNEEVKQENSNKNPTVVSVQRDYMAGEVSKDLAMRKLLPAEVVDAHNEGIIHFHDSDYFAQHMHNCDLINLEDMLQNGTVISGTLIERPHSFSTACNIATQIIAQVASCQYGGQSISLTHLAPFVDVSRKKIRRQVAAEMEAIDAHPGEEKLNQIVEKRLREEVSRGVQTIQYQVVTLMTTNGQAPFITVFMYLNEANNEQEKADLALCIEEMLRQRYQGVKNEEGVWITPAFPKLIYVLEPDNVAEGTPYFYLTKLAAKCTARRMVPDYISEKKMHEYKLSKGEVEGEGDVYTCMGCRSFLTPDRSGNGYDNVAKAGNYEPGKPKYYGRFNQGVVTINLPDVALSAKGDMDRFWEIFDERLELCHRALRCRHERLLGTLSDAAPILWQYGALARLDKGERIDKLLYGGYSTISLGYAGLYECVKAMTGHSHTDHEATPFALSVMQRMNDKCNEWKAAENIDYSLYGTPLESTTYKFAKCLQRRFGIIEGITDKGYITNSYHVHVSEEIDAFTKLQFESEFQRLSPGGAISYVEVPNMQDNLEAVISVMQYIYDHIMYAELNTKSDYCQECGYDGEIKIVEDDGKLVWECPNCGNRDQSKMNVARRTCGYIGTQFWNQGRTEEIKDRVLHL from the coding sequence ATGAAAATCATAAAGCGCAACGGTTCCGAGGTCACGTTCGACGTCATCAAGATCGAGAACGCCATCCGCGCGGCCAACCTCGAGGTGCCCGCTGCCGAGCGCCTCACCGATCGCGAGATCAAGTTCTCCTCTCTCAACGTCACCGACGAGTGCCTCGAGGCCGGTCACACGGTCACGGTCGAGGAGGTCCAGGACCTCGTCGAGGACCAGCTCATGGCCCTCGACCACTTTGAGGTGGCCCGTCGCTACATCATCTATCGCTACCTGCAGGGCCAGAAGCGCCAGAAGAACACCACCGACGACAAGATTCTCTCGCTGATCGAGTGCAACAACGAGGAGGTCAAGCAGGAGAACTCCAACAAGAACCCCACCGTCGTCTCGGTCCAGCGCGACTACATGGCCGGCGAGGTCTCCAAGGACCTCGCCATGCGCAAGCTGCTGCCCGCCGAGGTCGTCGACGCCCACAACGAGGGCATCATCCACTTCCACGACTCCGACTACTTCGCGCAGCACATGCACAACTGCGACCTCATCAACCTCGAGGACATGCTCCAGAACGGCACCGTCATCTCAGGCACGCTCATCGAGCGCCCGCACAGCTTCTCGACGGCCTGCAACATCGCCACGCAGATCATCGCGCAGGTGGCCTCCTGCCAGTACGGCGGCCAGTCCATCTCGCTCACCCACCTCGCACCGTTCGTGGACGTCTCCCGCAAGAAGATCCGTCGCCAGGTCGCGGCCGAGATGGAGGCCATCGACGCCCACCCCGGCGAGGAGAAGCTCAACCAGATCGTTGAGAAGCGCCTGCGCGAGGAGGTCTCGCGTGGCGTCCAGACCATTCAGTACCAGGTCGTCACCCTCATGACCACCAACGGCCAGGCGCCCTTCATCACCGTCTTCATGTACCTCAACGAGGCCAACAACGAGCAGGAGAAGGCGGATCTGGCCCTGTGCATCGAGGAGATGCTGCGTCAGCGCTATCAGGGCGTCAAGAACGAGGAGGGCGTCTGGATCACGCCGGCCTTCCCCAAGCTCATCTACGTCCTCGAGCCGGACAACGTGGCCGAGGGCACGCCGTACTTCTACCTCACCAAGCTCGCGGCCAAGTGCACCGCCCGCCGCATGGTGCCCGACTACATCTCCGAGAAGAAGATGCACGAGTACAAGCTCTCCAAGGGCGAGGTCGAGGGTGAGGGCGACGTCTACACCTGCATGGGCTGCCGCTCCTTCCTCACGCCCGACCGCTCGGGCAACGGCTACGACAACGTGGCCAAGGCCGGCAACTACGAGCCGGGCAAGCCCAAGTACTACGGACGCTTCAACCAGGGCGTCGTGACCATCAACCTGCCCGACGTGGCGCTTTCCGCCAAGGGCGACATGGACCGCTTCTGGGAGATCTTCGACGAGCGCTTGGAGCTCTGCCACCGCGCCCTGCGCTGCCGCCACGAGCGTCTGCTCGGCACCCTCTCTGACGCCGCGCCGATTCTGTGGCAGTACGGTGCGCTCGCCCGCCTGGACAAGGGCGAGAGAATCGACAAGCTCCTCTACGGCGGCTACTCCACGATCAGCCTCGGCTACGCGGGCCTCTACGAGTGCGTCAAGGCCATGACCGGCCACAGCCATACCGACCACGAGGCTACGCCGTTCGCGCTGTCCGTCATGCAGCGCATGAACGACAAGTGCAACGAGTGGAAGGCCGCCGAGAACATCGACTACTCGCTCTACGGCACCCCGCTCGAGTCCACGACCTACAAGTTCGCAAAGTGCCTCCAGCGCCGCTTCGGCATCATCGAGGGCATCACGGACAAGGGCTACATCACCAACAGCTATCACGTCCATGTGAGCGAGGAGATCGACGCCTTCACCAAGCTGCAGTTCGAGAGCGAGTTCCAGCGCCTCTCCCCCGGCGGGGCCATCTCCTACGTGGAGGTCCCCAACATGCAGGACAACCTCGAGGCCGTCATCTCCGTCATGCAGTACATCTATGACCACATCATGTACGCCGAGCTCAACACCAAGAGCGACTACTGCCAGGAGTGCGGCTACGACGGTGAGATCAAAATTGTGGAGGACGACGGCAAGCTCGTCTGGGAGTGCCCCAACTGCGGCAACCGCGACCAGTCCAAGATGAACGTGGCCCGTCGCACCTGCGGCTACATAGGCACTCAGTTCTGGAACCAGGGGCGCACGGAGGAGATCAAGGACCGCGTGCTGCACCTGTAA
- the nrdG gene encoding anaerobic ribonucleoside-triphosphate reductase activating protein, with protein sequence MNYANIKYCDIANGVGVRTTLFVSGCRLHCPFCFNEEAWDFSAGKPFTDEVEEKIMASLEPAYVSGLSVLGGEPMEPENQEGLVGFLERVRDRFGSTKSIWLYSGHTFEQLAPGGAWNLGDVTDRILDTLDVLVDGPFMQENYDISLRFRGSSNQRLIDVPATLEAPDDEVVWWQDDPVFSTHAMD encoded by the coding sequence ATGAACTACGCGAATATCAAATATTGTGATATTGCCAACGGGGTGGGCGTGAGGACGACGCTGTTCGTGTCGGGATGCCGACTGCACTGCCCGTTCTGCTTCAACGAGGAGGCGTGGGACTTCTCGGCGGGAAAACCGTTCACGGATGAGGTCGAGGAGAAGATCATGGCGTCGCTCGAGCCGGCGTACGTGAGCGGGCTCTCGGTCCTGGGCGGCGAGCCCATGGAGCCCGAGAACCAGGAGGGCCTCGTGGGCTTTCTCGAGCGGGTGCGCGACCGGTTTGGGTCCACGAAGTCCATCTGGCTCTACTCGGGGCACACCTTCGAGCAGCTCGCGCCCGGCGGCGCGTGGAACCTCGGGGACGTGACCGACCGCATCCTCGACACGCTCGACGTGCTCGTGGACGGCCCCTTCATGCAGGAGAACTACGACATCTCCCTGCGCTTTCGCGGCTCATCCAACCAGCGTCTCATCGACGTGCCCGCCACGCTCGAGGCCCCCGACGACGAGGTCGTCTGGTGGCAGGACGATCCGGTCTTCTCCACGCACGCGATGGACTAG
- the mgtA gene encoding magnesium-translocating P-type ATPase: MLLTTLLSRTPTRASKNQSQRTTVSGRSWLQHVAELSGAEVLDELGAHPRGLAADEVDAMRSFWGENRMAHTERPALPRRVLGAFADPFTYILVVIAIVSVLTDWAFAEASQRSLTTPAIIGLMVLISGVLRFVQNERSGNAAAALAEMIETTCNVEREGAGRAEVPLDEIVVGDVVHLCSGDIVPADLRILTARDLFVSQSSLTGESAPVEKRAAATEGDAADATVTDLESLVFLGSTVISGTATGVVVATGERTLFGEAAGSLGPMATARQTSSDAGIAATSRLLVGLMVVMVPAVFLISGLTKGDWLAALLFSLAVAVGLTPEMLPMLVTVCLGKGAVDLSGDRVIVKRLDAISDLGAMDVLCCDKTGTLTEDRVILERHLDVRGNRDVRVLRAAFLNSFFETGVKNLIDSAIIRRALEEDEDAEELCGRYTLVDELPFDFERRRLSVVVGDEAGRTRMICKGAIEEILSVCSQVELDAIREPLTPELERTVMARAAGLSERGMRVLGVALKDDPAGADRLTTADEKDMVLVGYLAFLDPPKETAAKAVRALAEHGVSTKVLTGDSSRVAVYVCETIGIPVEGVLTGSEVEAMDDAELTSRVERTSVFAKLAPASKARVVSTLRDLGHVVGFMGDGVNDAAAMGASDCGVSVDSAVDVAREAADVILLEKDLMVLERGIVCGRRTLANMFKYVKMTVSSNFGNIISVIVAATLLPFLPMGPVQLLLLNLIYDLTCTALPWDGVDDELVRGPRVWDSSSVKSFMFWMGPVSSLFDILTFVALFFWICPAVTGGTWGTLDATGQVVFVAVFQSGWFVESMWSQTLAVHLMRTARRPFLDSRAAAPLTVLGLAGIALATVLPFTPVAAALDFAALPASYFALLAGVVVGYVCVLALVKHLYVRRHGEFL; the protein is encoded by the coding sequence ATGCTTCTGACCACCCTCCTCTCGCGCACCCCAACGCGCGCGAGCAAGAACCAGAGCCAGCGCACGACCGTCTCCGGGCGCTCATGGCTGCAGCACGTGGCCGAGCTCTCCGGTGCCGAGGTCCTCGACGAGCTCGGGGCCCACCCGCGCGGGCTCGCCGCCGACGAGGTCGACGCCATGCGCTCCTTCTGGGGCGAGAACCGCATGGCCCACACCGAGCGTCCGGCGCTGCCCCGTCGCGTGCTCGGTGCCTTTGCCGACCCCTTCACCTACATCCTCGTCGTCATCGCCATCGTGTCCGTGCTCACGGACTGGGCCTTCGCCGAGGCGTCCCAGCGCAGCCTCACCACGCCCGCGATCATCGGCCTCATGGTGCTCATCTCGGGCGTTCTGCGCTTCGTCCAGAACGAGCGCAGCGGCAACGCCGCCGCCGCCCTGGCCGAGATGATCGAGACCACCTGCAACGTCGAGCGCGAGGGCGCCGGCCGCGCCGAGGTCCCCCTCGACGAGATCGTGGTCGGAGACGTCGTGCACCTCTGCTCCGGCGACATCGTCCCCGCCGACCTGCGCATCCTCACGGCACGCGACCTCTTTGTGAGCCAGTCGTCGCTCACGGGGGAGTCCGCGCCGGTCGAGAAGCGCGCGGCGGCCACCGAAGGCGATGCCGCCGACGCGACCGTGACCGACCTCGAGAGCCTCGTGTTTCTCGGCAGCACGGTGATCTCGGGAACCGCCACCGGGGTCGTGGTGGCCACCGGCGAGCGCACCCTGTTCGGCGAGGCCGCCGGCTCCCTCGGCCCCATGGCCACCGCGCGCCAGACCTCGTCGGATGCGGGCATCGCCGCCACGAGCCGCCTGCTCGTGGGGCTCATGGTCGTCATGGTACCCGCGGTGTTCCTGATCTCGGGCCTCACCAAGGGCGACTGGCTCGCCGCGCTGCTCTTCTCGTTGGCCGTGGCCGTGGGCCTCACGCCCGAGATGCTGCCGATGCTCGTGACCGTCTGCCTGGGCAAGGGTGCCGTCGACCTCTCCGGGGACCGGGTCATCGTCAAGCGCCTCGACGCGATCTCGGACTTGGGGGCCATGGACGTGCTCTGCTGCGACAAGACCGGAACCCTGACCGAGGACCGCGTCATCTTGGAGCGCCACCTCGACGTGCGGGGCAACAGGGACGTGCGCGTGCTGCGCGCCGCCTTTCTCAACAGCTTCTTCGAGACCGGCGTCAAGAACCTCATCGACTCCGCCATCATCCGCCGTGCGCTCGAGGAGGACGAGGACGCCGAGGAGCTCTGCGGGCGTTACACCCTTGTCGACGAGCTCCCCTTCGACTTCGAGCGCCGGCGTCTGAGCGTCGTGGTGGGAGACGAGGCGGGCCGCACCCGCATGATCTGCAAGGGGGCCATCGAGGAGATTCTCTCCGTCTGCAGCCAGGTCGAGCTCGACGCAATCCGCGAGCCGCTCACGCCCGAGCTCGAGCGCACGGTCATGGCGCGCGCCGCGGGCCTCTCCGAGCGGGGCATGCGCGTGCTGGGCGTCGCCCTCAAGGACGACCCGGCCGGGGCCGACCGGCTCACCACCGCCGACGAGAAGGACATGGTCCTCGTGGGCTACCTCGCGTTTCTGGACCCGCCCAAGGAGACGGCGGCGAAGGCGGTCAGGGCGCTGGCCGAGCACGGGGTGTCGACGAAGGTCCTGACCGGGGACTCTTCGCGCGTGGCCGTCTACGTGTGCGAGACCATAGGCATCCCCGTTGAGGGCGTGCTCACGGGCTCCGAGGTCGAGGCCATGGACGACGCCGAGCTCACCAGCCGCGTGGAGCGGACCTCGGTCTTTGCCAAGCTGGCACCGGCGAGCAAGGCGCGCGTCGTGAGCACCCTGCGCGACCTCGGGCACGTCGTGGGCTTCATGGGTGACGGCGTGAACGACGCGGCCGCGATGGGAGCCTCCGACTGCGGCGTCTCCGTGGACTCCGCCGTCGACGTGGCTCGCGAGGCCGCCGACGTCATCTTGCTCGAGAAGGACCTCATGGTTCTCGAGCGTGGCATCGTCTGCGGGCGCCGCACGCTGGCCAACATGTTCAAGTACGTGAAGATGACCGTGAGCTCCAACTTCGGCAACATCATCTCGGTGATCGTGGCCGCGACCCTGCTGCCGTTTCTGCCCATGGGACCGGTCCAGCTGCTCCTTCTGAACCTCATCTACGACCTCACCTGCACGGCGCTGCCCTGGGACGGCGTCGACGACGAGCTCGTGCGCGGCCCACGCGTGTGGGACAGCTCATCCGTCAAGAGCTTCATGTTCTGGATGGGGCCCGTGAGCTCGCTGTTCGACATCCTCACGTTTGTCGCACTCTTCTTCTGGATCTGCCCTGCGGTGACGGGTGGGACCTGGGGCACCCTCGATGCCACGGGACAGGTCGTCTTCGTGGCCGTGTTCCAGTCCGGCTGGTTCGTCGAGAGCATGTGGTCGCAGACGCTCGCCGTCCACCTCATGCGCACGGCGCGTCGCCCGTTTCTGGACAGCCGCGCCGCGGCGCCGCTCACCGTGCTAGGGCTCGCGGGAATCGCGCTGGCCACCGTGCTGCCGTTCACGCCCGTTGCCGCCGCGCTCGACTTCGCGGCGCTGCCCGCGAGCTACTTTGCGCTGCTCGCCGGGGTCGTCGTGGGCTACGTCTGCGTCCTGGCGCTCGTCAAGCACCTCTACGTCCGCCGCCACGGGGAGTTCCTGTAG